A segment of the Symmachiella macrocystis genome:
TTGTCATATTGACGGCGGCCCTCTTCGACGGCATTGATAATGGAACTGAAGTTATCGTCCGTCAGCACCATGTCGGCGGCCCCCTTGGCGACATCCGTGCCTCGCAGCCCCATCGCGATGCCGATCTCGGCTTTCTTCAATGCGGGGGCATCGTTCACGCCGTCGCCCGTCATAGCTACAACATGCCCGTTGCCTTGCAGCAACGTCACGATTCGCAATTTCTGTTCGGGGGTCGCGCGGGCGATTACAATTTTTTGCATTAGACGTTCGAGCAATGTCGCATCATCCAGTTGCTTCAGCTCACTGCCGGTGAGTGCCTGTTCGGCGCTTAGACCAATCTGCTTGGCGATGGCCAATGCAGTCGGCGCGGCGTCGCCGGTTATCATTATGACATGGATACCCGCCAGAGCAGCGGTCTCAATGGCCGCTGAGACTTCCGGACGGGGCGGATCGATGATGCCCGCCAATCCCAACAAGGTCAGGTCCTGTTCGACAGCGTCCTCCTCCACCTCGAAATCGAGCGGAAGTGTGCGGCGAGCGATTGCCAAAACGCGCAAGCCCTCATTGGCCATTTCCGCATAGGCGTGTTCGATGCGCTGACGGTCGTCCTCAGTCAGTGGTTGTTCGTCGTTGTCCTTCAAGATGCGCTGACACCGGCCGAGAATCACCTCTGGGGCGCCTTTGACATGCGCTAGCGCACCTTCGGATTTCCGCTCAACGACGGTCATCCGTTTACGCGTCGAATTGAATGAGAATTCCGTGGAGTCTTCGCCGTTCTCGACCGACGGCATCCAGGCTTTGTAGGCGGCCACAACCAGTGCGGCTTCGGTCGGTTCGCCCGACTGTTGCCAACCGTCGTCAGTCTGTTGCAGTGTGGAGTGGTTACAACGCAAACCGGTCTCTAAAAATGCCAGCAAATCGGGCCGTGATTGATAATCGAGCCGTTCCCCATCCACTTCAAAATGACCGGCGGGATCGTAGCCGGTGCCGGTCACATCGATATGGCCGGACGGTAACCAGATTTGCTGGACGGTCATTTCATTTTTGGTCAAGGTGCCGGTTTTGTCTGTGCAAACAACCGATGCCGCTCCCAAGGCCTCAGCGGCGGTCAATCGACGCAGCAGCGCCTGTTTTTTTGCCATGGCCCGCACGCCGAGCGCTAATGTAATTGTGATGACCGCCGGGAGTCCTTCGGGGACGACCGCAACGGCCAACGAGACACCGGTCAGAAACATTTCCAGCCGCGGTTTGCCTGCGACCCAACCGCCGACGGCAATGAGGGCCGAAACCACAATCGCGATCAGCCCCAGTTTCTTACCTAAAACAGTAGTGCGGCGTTGCAGGGGAGTCGTTTCAGGCCCGATAGCTTGTGTCAGTAGCGCGACGCGTCCAAATTCGGTCGCTTCTCCCGTCGCGACGACGATGCCGGACGCGTGGCCGTTTGTGACCGCCGTCCCCATCCAGACCATTGAGGATTTCTCGGCCAAGGGTGTCGATTCGTCAACCGGTTCCATCCCTTTCGAGACCGAGTCGGATTCACCAGTGAGTGCCGATTCATCAACCTTCAAGTTGACGGCCGTTGTCAGCCGCAAATCGGCGGGCACGCGATTGCCGACGCGCAGCATCACCAAATCACCCGGCACGATCTGTGCGGCCTGGATTTTCAACTCGCGTCCATCCCGAACGACGGTGCACTGCGGCGCGAGCATTTGTTGCAAAGCTTTGAGCGCTTGTTCCGCCTTCCACTCTTGGACAAATCCTAACAGTCCATTGAGTACGACGATAATCAAAATCGCAGCCGCATCGATCAGTTCACCGGTCGCCGCCGACATCAGAGCCGCGAGCATCAAAATGCCGATGATCACATCCCAAAACTGCCGCAGCAGGACCGTATACCAACGCGTTTCTTCCGTGGAGAGCAGTTCATTCGGGCCATAGGATTTCAAACGTGCTTGCGACTCGGTTGCCGAGAGACCGGACTTCAAATCGGTGCCAAGCTGCGAAATGACCTCCGCGCTCGACAAGGCATGCCAGGCAGTCTTCGTGGCGATTTCGGTGGGGATTTGTTTTTGCATGATGTGGATGAAGACCGGTGAGATTGTTCTAGAAACAATCGCTGTTAGGATGTATGCCTGGAAGAATCGCTACCATTTTCTGTATTTGCCGGATCGAAGCGCATGGCCGGACTGATCTTACAATTCATTTTGATTGCATTAGTTGTTGTTGTAGCGGGAACACTGCTCGCCCGTTTCGCCGACGAACTCGGCATGATTACGGGCATGGGGCGTTCCATGGCTGGCGTTGTGTTACTCGCGTTAGCGACGAGTTTGCCGGAACTACTTGTCGGCTGCAAGGCCGCCATGATTCCTGCTGTGGATTTAACCCTGGGAGACCTGCTGGGAAGCTCGCTGTTTAATCTATTGATCCTGGCCGTCCTCGATTTGTGTACAAAAACACATGGCGCAGCCCTTTCAAAATCGGCGTCGGCCCATGCGCTTTCGGCAGTTTCTGGAATTCTCCTTACGGCGGTCGTGCTGTTTTTTATACTGGTCAAGTTACCCGGGACGTTCCTGCGTCTGGGGCCGGGGTCGTGGTTTTTGTTAATCACGTATCTGTTTTGCCTGCGGCTAATTTTTTTCGATCAGCAATACGCGTTGAGCCAAGCCCCGCAGGCGGCCGAAACGCCGACGATGTCGCGTGTCAAAATTGTGACGGGATACCTTCTCT
Coding sequences within it:
- a CDS encoding cation-translocating P-type ATPase, giving the protein MQKQIPTEIATKTAWHALSSAEVISQLGTDLKSGLSATESQARLKSYGPNELLSTEETRWYTVLLRQFWDVIIGILMLAALMSAATGELIDAAAILIIVVLNGLLGFVQEWKAEQALKALQQMLAPQCTVVRDGRELKIQAAQIVPGDLVMLRVGNRVPADLRLTTAVNLKVDESALTGESDSVSKGMEPVDESTPLAEKSSMVWMGTAVTNGHASGIVVATGEATEFGRVALLTQAIGPETTPLQRRTTVLGKKLGLIAIVVSALIAVGGWVAGKPRLEMFLTGVSLAVAVVPEGLPAVITITLALGVRAMAKKQALLRRLTAAEALGAASVVCTDKTGTLTKNEMTVQQIWLPSGHIDVTGTGYDPAGHFEVDGERLDYQSRPDLLAFLETGLRCNHSTLQQTDDGWQQSGEPTEAALVVAAYKAWMPSVENGEDSTEFSFNSTRKRMTVVERKSEGALAHVKGAPEVILGRCQRILKDNDEQPLTEDDRQRIEHAYAEMANEGLRVLAIARRTLPLDFEVEEDAVEQDLTLLGLAGIIDPPRPEVSAAIETAALAGIHVIMITGDAAPTALAIAKQIGLSAEQALTGSELKQLDDATLLERLMQKIVIARATPEQKLRIVTLLQGNGHVVAMTGDGVNDAPALKKAEIGIAMGLRGTDVAKGAADMVLTDDNFSSIINAVEEGRRQYDNIQKFVLYLLSSNTGEVLAIFCNILLGGPLILLPVQILWMNLITDGVTAVALGLEPIEEGNMHRPPRDSNQPLLDRRGIVMIGLLGSYLTAVTLWLMYDYWGSDDPHDKAIAQTMAFCGLIIAEKINVFNFRTLRTSLFRLNFFSNPWILIACTGMIGLQVAAVYIPFLQTALHTMPLGLQDWGLIVALSLPVLVIGETYKWFLRRGDCEVAHD
- a CDS encoding sodium:calcium antiporter, with the protein product MAGLILQFILIALVVVVAGTLLARFADELGMITGMGRSMAGVVLLALATSLPELLVGCKAAMIPAVDLTLGDLLGSSLFNLLILAVLDLCTKTHGAALSKSASAHALSAVSGILLTAVVLFFILVKLPGTFLRLGPGSWFLLITYLFCLRLIFFDQQYALSQAPQAAETPTMSRVKIVTGYLLSAAVIFVAAPKLASVASELADISGLGRTVVGTLFVALITSLPEAVTTFTALRMGATDLAIGNIFGSNAFNMLIFVGVDLFYDGSLFAAASETHAVTAAMVIFVTAVAIQGLLYRAEKRLWIVEPDAALLVLLVVAALSVVFWMGH